One window of Paenibacillus sp. FSL K6-3182 genomic DNA carries:
- a CDS encoding family 43 glycosylhydrolase: protein MSTQASEQSQKQLRNPLIEQRADPYVVKHTDGYYYFTGSVPEYDRIELRRAQTLDGLTDAEQVVVWKKHDSGPMSHNIWAPELHFIAGKWYVYFAAARADAPFRHRMYVIENDSANPLEGEWTERGQIITDWDSFSLDATSFLHNDEQYLVWAQQDPAIQGNTNLYIASMSNPWTLKSKQVLITKPELDWEVIGFMVNEGAAVLKRGGKIFMTYSGSATNHNYAMGLLTAEENSDLLDPLSWVKTQTPVFTSCPENSQYGPGHNSFTVSEDGEQDILIYHARSYKDIEGDPLFDPNRHARAKIFTWNADGTPHFGKPPADNL from the coding sequence ATGAGCACACAAGCATCTGAACAGTCGCAGAAGCAGCTGCGAAATCCATTAATAGAGCAACGAGCAGATCCGTATGTTGTGAAGCATACAGACGGGTATTATTATTTCACAGGCTCCGTGCCGGAGTATGATCGGATTGAGCTGCGAAGAGCACAAACACTGGATGGACTTACTGATGCTGAGCAGGTTGTAGTATGGAAAAAACACGATTCGGGACCAATGAGCCACAATATTTGGGCACCTGAGCTGCATTTTATCGCTGGAAAATGGTATGTATATTTCGCTGCCGCAAGGGCAGATGCACCATTCAGGCATCGCATGTATGTTATTGAAAATGATTCGGCTAACCCGCTTGAGGGCGAGTGGACGGAGAGGGGTCAGATCATTACGGATTGGGATTCTTTCTCGCTTGATGCGACAAGCTTCCTGCATAATGACGAGCAATATTTAGTATGGGCGCAGCAAGACCCAGCCATTCAAGGCAATACAAATTTGTATATCGCTTCGATGAGCAATCCTTGGACGTTGAAGAGCAAGCAGGTATTGATTACGAAGCCGGAGCTCGACTGGGAAGTCATTGGTTTCATGGTAAATGAGGGAGCGGCTGTCCTGAAGCGGGGCGGGAAAATATTTATGACCTACTCCGGCAGCGCCACCAATCATAACTATGCAATGGGTTTATTGACTGCTGAGGAGAACAGTGATCTGCTTGATCCGCTCTCATGGGTAAAGACGCAGACGCCAGTGTTTACAAGCTGCCCGGAAAATAGTCAATATGGGCCAGGTCACAATAGCTTCACCGTGTCAGAGGATGGGGAACAGGATATTTTGATCTATCATGCTCGCAGCTACAAGGACATTGAGGGCGATCCGTTATTTGATCCCAATCGTCACGCCCGCGCCAAGATATTTACGTGGAACGCCGATGGTACCCCTCATTTCGGGAAGCCGCCGGCTGATAATTTGTAG
- a CDS encoding DinB family protein, with translation MDDFNEYLSTTREKLLNEISFLDDDEFNRTFETSMWSIAQVCHHLWKTENLFRKAILFGLKQKILSKTERQPIEIVLDKSMKYQAPQISEPDSGPFQVSQIIQLLSESRIKLMDVLVKIEDKSIVEEIAVNHPRFGNLPLDQWIELLYLHEQRHTEQIKDLKALR, from the coding sequence ATGGATGATTTTAATGAGTATTTATCTACAACTAGAGAGAAATTGTTAAATGAAATATCATTCCTAGATGACGATGAATTCAATCGTACATTTGAAACTTCAATGTGGAGTATAGCTCAGGTTTGCCATCATTTATGGAAAACGGAAAATTTGTTTAGAAAGGCCATTTTGTTCGGGCTTAAGCAAAAGATTTTATCCAAAACCGAACGTCAGCCTATTGAAATTGTGTTGGATAAGTCGATGAAGTATCAAGCTCCCCAAATTTCAGAACCTGACTCAGGACCATTTCAAGTATCACAGATCATTCAATTATTAAGCGAATCAAGAATTAAATTAATGGATGTTCTTGTTAAGATTGAGGATAAATCTATTGTGGAGGAAATAGCAGTGAATCACCCGAGGTTTGGCAACTTGCCATTGGATCAATGGATCGAACTGCTATATTTGCATGAGCAGCGGCATACAGAGCAAATTAAAGATTTAAAAGCACTTCGTTAA
- a CDS encoding copper ion binding protein yields MANAVLKVEGMTCGHCVSSVEKAVANVGAVGKVDLANKKVTVDFDESKVTIEAVKAAIEDQGYDIV; encoded by the coding sequence ATGGCAAACGCAGTATTGAAGGTAGAGGGTATGACATGCGGTCATTGTGTCAGTTCGGTTGAGAAGGCCGTTGCAAATGTAGGAGCGGTAGGCAAGGTAGATTTGGCAAACAAGAAAGTAACAGTCGATTTCGATGAATCGAAGGTTACGATAGAGGCAGTAAAAGCAGCGATCGAAGATCAAGGCTACGACATCGTATAA
- a CDS encoding metal-sensitive transcriptional regulator, producing the protein MDNEAIIDGTHEHSHPPDDCCDPNGPRKSHHSSQMKDNLTKRLNRIEGQIRGIKAMIEKDTYCDDVLNQIAAAQSALNSVGKLLLEGHMRSCVIERIQAGESEVIDELLITVNKLMK; encoded by the coding sequence ATGGACAATGAAGCAATAATCGATGGAACTCATGAGCATTCCCATCCACCAGATGACTGCTGCGATCCAAATGGTCCGCGGAAGAGTCATCACTCCTCACAAATGAAGGACAATTTAACGAAGCGCTTGAACCGCATTGAAGGGCAAATTAGAGGCATTAAGGCGATGATAGAGAAGGATACGTATTGTGATGACGTGCTTAATCAGATTGCCGCAGCACAATCCGCTCTGAACAGTGTCGGCAAGCTGCTGCTTGAAGGACATATGCGAAGCTGCGTAATTGAACGTATTCAAGCCGGCGAAAGTGAAGTTATCGATGAATTGCTCATTACCGTTAACAAACTAATGAAATAA
- a CDS encoding glycerophosphodiester phosphodiesterase — MKTIINFAHRGASGYCPENTLAAFKKAIELGATGIEIDVQLTKDDQMVIIHDESLMRTTGLNRLVKDTAYEELMSLDAGSWFNPAFQAERVPLLEQLLELLRHTDIILNIELKNGIIQYPGLEQKVIDMVRAFGMVDRIILSSFNHYSLSLCKQLAPEIRTGVLYMEGLYRPWEYAATLQADALHPFKYAVTPEWTASAAAHGIAYHPFTVNDAEEMERLIDAGVDGIITDYPDRLAEVLLRRGA, encoded by the coding sequence ATTAAAACTATTATTAATTTCGCCCATCGCGGAGCAAGCGGTTATTGTCCCGAAAACACGCTCGCTGCATTCAAGAAAGCCATTGAGCTAGGTGCTACTGGCATCGAAATTGATGTTCAACTAACGAAGGACGACCAAATGGTTATCATTCATGATGAATCACTAATGCGGACAACCGGCTTGAACAGGCTTGTAAAGGATACAGCATACGAGGAGCTTATGTCACTCGATGCTGGCAGCTGGTTTAACCCCGCCTTCCAAGCCGAACGAGTTCCACTTTTAGAGCAGCTTCTTGAGCTTCTCCGTCATACGGATATCATTTTAAATATCGAACTTAAAAACGGTATCATCCAGTATCCAGGTTTGGAGCAAAAGGTAATTGACATGGTTCGAGCCTTCGGAATGGTTGATCGCATCATCCTATCCAGCTTCAATCATTATTCGCTGTCGCTCTGCAAGCAGCTGGCACCTGAAATTCGTACCGGTGTTCTGTATATGGAAGGGCTTTATCGTCCTTGGGAATATGCAGCGACGCTTCAGGCTGATGCACTGCATCCTTTCAAATACGCTGTAACGCCAGAATGGACAGCTTCCGCCGCTGCACATGGCATTGCCTACCATCCGTTTACGGTTAATGATGCGGAAGAGATGGAGCGACTCATTGACGCAGGTGTAGACGGCATCATTACGGATTATCCTGATCGATTGGCTGAGGTGCTATTAAGGAGAGGGGCATAA
- a CDS encoding SLC45 family MFS transporter, whose product MKKTWLLGFGFFSISITWALYNAFVPFFLDKFLTSTALIGFMMTIDNYFALFLQPWIGSRSDRTNTRLGRRMPYLLIGMPLAALFGALIPWHTSLLTLVLFMVLMNLSMSLYRSPTVALMPDITHDSKRTKANGIINFMGGIGSIIAFAGGSFLYEKHHSLPFLVASILTLICLVILLNNIKEKRDALSYSPAEEKTKISFKEQWNRPTIFLLGAIFFWFLSYQGVEAFFTLYGTKHLQLTEGQSSFSLAFFSLAFVAAAIPSGLLGNRFGKKLIITLGVIGLIVIFAAISFADALLPLRTLLIIGGICWAMININSYPFIVSLGKEQSIGTRTGIYYLISSLAAIASPPLMGGLIDLLGYSVLFYFSSGGMVIALLFLLCVKDKGLVRPVNDPSISTSL is encoded by the coding sequence ATGAAAAAAACATGGCTGCTCGGGTTCGGTTTTTTTAGCATCAGCATTACATGGGCGCTTTACAACGCATTCGTCCCCTTTTTTCTCGATAAGTTTTTGACGAGTACGGCGCTGATTGGATTCATGATGACGATCGATAATTACTTTGCTCTTTTTTTGCAGCCATGGATTGGAAGCCGCAGTGATCGTACAAACACGCGCCTTGGCCGAAGAATGCCCTATTTGCTCATCGGCATGCCACTTGCAGCCTTGTTCGGTGCGCTCATCCCTTGGCACACAAGCCTGCTCACGCTCGTATTGTTTATGGTGCTTATGAATCTGTCGATGAGTTTGTACCGCTCCCCGACTGTCGCGCTTATGCCCGACATCACTCATGACAGCAAGCGTACAAAAGCAAATGGCATTATTAACTTCATGGGCGGCATCGGCTCCATTATTGCTTTCGCAGGAGGCTCGTTTCTATATGAGAAACATCACTCACTCCCTTTTCTAGTTGCATCCATTTTAACGCTCATTTGTTTAGTCATTCTCTTGAATAACATAAAAGAAAAACGTGATGCACTCTCTTACTCGCCTGCTGAGGAGAAAACAAAAATATCGTTCAAAGAACAATGGAACCGTCCTACGATCTTTTTGCTTGGCGCAATTTTCTTCTGGTTTCTTTCCTATCAAGGGGTTGAAGCCTTCTTTACTCTGTACGGCACAAAGCACTTACAGCTGACCGAAGGCCAATCATCATTCTCGCTCGCCTTCTTCTCACTCGCTTTTGTAGCTGCCGCCATTCCAAGCGGATTGCTTGGCAACCGCTTCGGTAAAAAGCTTATTATCACATTAGGGGTTATTGGCCTCATCGTTATTTTTGCAGCGATCTCCTTCGCAGACGCGCTGCTCCCGCTTCGTACCTTGCTTATTATCGGAGGCATCTGCTGGGCGATGATCAATATCAATTCCTATCCGTTTATCGTTTCGCTCGGCAAAGAGCAAAGCATCGGTACACGGACAGGCATCTATTACTTAATCTCTTCACTTGCTGCTATCGCTTCACCGCCGCTCATGGGCGGCTTGATTGATCTGCTTGGATATTCCGTGCTGTTCTATTTCTCATCAGGAGGCATGGTTATTGCGCTCTTGTTCCTGCTATGTGTAAAAGACAAGGGGCTTGTTAGGCCTGTGAATGATCCTTCTATTTCGACAAGCTTATAA
- a CDS encoding YitT family protein → MAKTHKGLSSLEIFKRFIFISIGSILMGVALELFLVPNNVIDGGIAGISIMLAHLTSLPLGVFLFAVNVPFLILGYKQIGKTFAISTLYGIIVMSITTSLLHHVEAFTEEKLLAVLFGGLILGAGVGLAIRFGGSLDGVEIVSILISKKMRMPVGQIIMIFNVIIFVIAGFVFEWDSAMYSMFTYYIAIKLIDIVVEGLDESKSVTIISSEYDEVSQAIIDRLGRTTTLIQARGGYSKDETQMIYCVVSRLELAKLKAIVQSIDENAFIAIEHVSDVMGGGFSKGSIH, encoded by the coding sequence TTGGCAAAAACGCATAAGGGGTTATCATCTTTAGAAATTTTTAAGCGGTTTATTTTTATCTCGATTGGTTCGATTCTAATGGGCGTCGCACTCGAATTGTTTCTCGTTCCGAATAATGTAATCGATGGTGGCATTGCCGGTATATCGATTATGTTGGCGCACCTCACATCGCTTCCACTCGGCGTGTTCTTGTTCGCAGTAAACGTACCATTCCTAATTCTTGGATACAAACAAATTGGGAAAACGTTTGCGATCTCAACCCTTTATGGCATTATCGTCATGTCGATCACGACATCATTGCTCCATCACGTTGAAGCATTTACAGAAGAAAAGCTGCTCGCTGTTTTGTTCGGTGGTCTTATTCTCGGTGCAGGAGTTGGTCTTGCGATACGTTTCGGCGGTTCACTGGATGGCGTAGAAATTGTATCGATTCTAATTTCGAAGAAAATGCGTATGCCAGTCGGACAAATTATCATGATATTTAACGTTATTATTTTTGTAATTGCGGGATTTGTGTTTGAATGGGATTCAGCCATGTACTCGATGTTTACATATTATATAGCGATTAAATTAATTGATATCGTTGTGGAAGGTCTCGATGAGTCGAAATCGGTAACGATTATTTCTTCTGAATATGATGAGGTATCGCAAGCGATTATTGACCGTTTAGGTCGTACAACGACATTGATCCAAGCGCGCGGCGGCTATTCGAAGGATGAAACGCAAATGATCTATTGCGTCGTATCCCGACTTGAACTTGCGAAGCTCAAAGCTATCGTGCAATCCATCGATGAGAATGCCTTTATTGCTATCGAGCATGTATCCGACGTCATGGGCGGCGGATTCAGCAAAGGCAGCATCCACTAA
- a CDS encoding ABC transporter ATP-binding protein, protein MNHTLTTLRRIGTYLLHGRARLLAVIALTIVAAGLTLAGPYFLGKALDDYIVAKRYDGLLSICLLMLGIYAAGSLVSWLQAIYLADVSQRTVWSLRKELFNHLQKLPIPFFASKNHGELMSRTTNDIDNVTNTLNQSLIQIISSVIMLIGSFAMMLFLNVWLTLVALIVIPVIVLVTKRIAKVTQRQFKGQQQELGGLNGFIEETVSGQKVVALFHQEERMAEQFSAANAKLKKVGTKAQIYSGTMGPFMNMFGHISYLIIAGVGGWLAIHGHATVGVIISFLGYSKQFSGPLNEVANQYNMIQSGVAGAERVFEMMDIPSEYEEPESVKEMESIGGKVEFRDVRFEYNDGTAALNNISFIAKPGETVALVGPTGAGKTTIINLIGRFYEIKDGQILIDDEDICTIDKNSLRKQLGIVLQDAHLFSGTIRENIRYGKLDATDEEVEEAAVQANANSFITKLPLGYETELTAEGGNISHGQRQLITIARAILGDPALLILDEATSSVDTLAELQIQEAMKKLLSGRTSFVIAHRLSTIRNADTILFIKDGEIAERGTHDELLAKKGLYDQLHGSQFLQQV, encoded by the coding sequence ATGAATCATACGCTAACGACATTAAGAAGAATAGGAACTTATTTGCTTCATGGCCGCGCTAGATTGCTAGCGGTTATTGCATTAACGATAGTTGCCGCAGGACTTACGCTCGCCGGTCCATATTTTTTGGGCAAAGCTTTGGATGATTATATTGTAGCGAAGCGATACGATGGGCTGCTTTCTATTTGTTTGCTTATGCTTGGCATATACGCGGCTGGCAGCTTAGTCAGCTGGCTTCAAGCCATTTATTTAGCTGATGTATCGCAGCGAACCGTATGGAGTCTTCGCAAGGAATTATTTAATCATTTGCAAAAGCTGCCTATTCCGTTTTTTGCGAGTAAAAATCACGGTGAACTCATGAGTCGTACGACGAATGACATTGACAATGTTACGAATACGCTGAACCAAAGCTTAATTCAGATCATCTCAAGCGTCATTATGCTCATAGGCTCGTTCGCGATGATGCTTTTCTTAAATGTGTGGCTAACGCTTGTAGCACTCATTGTTATTCCGGTCATTGTTTTGGTAACGAAACGAATTGCGAAGGTAACACAGCGTCAGTTCAAAGGACAGCAGCAGGAGCTTGGCGGGCTTAATGGGTTTATCGAGGAGACGGTATCGGGACAGAAGGTCGTAGCCCTGTTTCATCAAGAGGAGCGAATGGCTGAGCAGTTCAGCGCCGCTAATGCCAAGCTGAAGAAAGTCGGAACCAAAGCCCAAATTTATTCGGGTACGATGGGCCCGTTCATGAACATGTTTGGTCATATCAGCTATTTGATCATTGCAGGTGTCGGCGGCTGGCTGGCGATTCACGGCCACGCAACAGTGGGCGTCATCATAAGCTTTCTCGGTTATTCCAAGCAATTCTCCGGCCCTTTGAACGAGGTCGCCAATCAATACAATATGATTCAGTCGGGGGTAGCAGGCGCGGAGCGGGTATTTGAGATGATGGATATTCCATCAGAATATGAAGAACCCGAGTCTGTGAAAGAAATGGAATCGATTGGCGGTAAGGTAGAGTTTCGCGATGTGCGGTTTGAATATAACGACGGAACGGCAGCGCTTAATAACATCTCCTTTATTGCTAAGCCGGGAGAGACCGTTGCGCTGGTCGGTCCAACTGGAGCGGGCAAGACTACGATCATTAATCTAATTGGGCGATTCTATGAGATCAAGGACGGTCAAATACTGATTGATGACGAAGACATTTGCACGATAGACAAAAACAGCTTGCGTAAACAGCTTGGCATCGTACTCCAGGATGCCCATTTGTTCTCGGGTACCATTCGTGAGAATATCCGCTATGGCAAGCTGGATGCTACCGATGAAGAGGTCGAGGAGGCGGCTGTCCAAGCGAATGCGAATAGCTTCATCACGAAGCTTCCGCTAGGCTATGAGACCGAATTGACAGCGGAAGGCGGGAACATAAGTCACGGGCAGCGCCAGCTTATCACGATTGCTCGTGCTATTCTTGGAGACCCTGCGCTGCTTATACTCGATGAAGCAACGAGCAGTGTAGATACACTGGCTGAGCTTCAAATTCAAGAAGCGATGAAGAAGCTGCTTAGCGGTAGAACGAGCTTCGTTATTGCGCACCGACTCAGTACCATTCGAAATGCGGATACCATTCTATTTATTAAAGATGGTGAAATTGCTGAACGCGGTACACATGATGAGCTGCTCGCGAAAAAAGGCTTGTATGATCAACTGCATGGCAGTCAATTTTTACAGCAAGTTTAG
- a CDS encoding ABC transporter ATP-binding protein — MMGDRGGKLLKLTRFLRKYWLSAVLAPLFMLLEVFMDLLQPQFMASIVNDGIIAGDLTAIASTAPKMLIAALIGLIAGVGCTVFSTIASQNFGADLRQELFQKIQSLSLRSLDRFGSGSIVTRLTGDVTQIQSLVLLLLRVFARSSFIIIGSLVMAFVISPRLSIILLAMIPLLALFLIITTRITVPLFSMMQHRLDQVNTVMQENLSGIRVVKAFVRSDYEEERFNETNSNLLHASLKAAKIVALNTPLVSIILNFSIVAALWYGGMLTEHGALSVGSLAAFLTYITQLLFSTLGLGNQLIAISRAKASADRINEILEVPADKWTAERKANEQSKKIQAGRITFDHVSFSYEGSEKNILHDIDLDIEPGETIGIVGINGSGKSTLVSLIPRFYEATEGMIRIDSHPINEIASVELHGQIGMVLQQAHLFSGTIRENISYGKPDASQDEIEAAAKAAEAHAFIMKLENGYDTLLGQRGVNLSGGQKQRLSIARTLLLKPKIVILDDCTSAVDLRTDLLIRKSLQEIMKSSTCLIIGQRIASVQQANRIIVLEDGRITAIGTHQELLEQSKLYQKMAFSQQGA; from the coding sequence ATGATGGGAGATAGAGGTGGTAAGTTGTTAAAGCTCACTAGATTTTTGAGGAAATATTGGCTGAGTGCTGTGCTGGCACCGTTGTTTATGCTGCTAGAGGTGTTCATGGATTTGCTGCAGCCGCAATTCATGGCGAGCATTGTGAATGATGGTATTATAGCGGGGGATCTCACAGCAATCGCGAGCACCGCGCCCAAAATGCTGATCGCCGCATTAATCGGACTAATAGCAGGTGTCGGCTGCACGGTGTTCTCGACGATAGCATCACAAAACTTTGGGGCTGATCTCAGGCAGGAGCTGTTTCAAAAAATCCAGTCGCTCTCGCTTCGATCGCTTGACCGTTTTGGTTCAGGCTCTATCGTGACGAGACTGACGGGTGATGTCACACAAATTCAGAGCTTAGTATTGCTGCTGCTGCGCGTATTTGCACGCAGTTCATTCATTATTATCGGCAGTCTGGTCATGGCTTTTGTAATAAGCCCGCGCCTGTCTATTATTTTGCTCGCAATGATACCCTTATTAGCTCTCTTCCTCATCATTACAACTCGGATTACCGTTCCTTTGTTTTCAATGATGCAGCACCGGCTTGATCAAGTGAATACCGTGATGCAAGAAAATTTGTCCGGTATCCGCGTTGTGAAAGCATTTGTAAGGTCCGATTACGAGGAAGAACGTTTTAATGAAACAAACTCAAATCTACTGCATGCCAGTCTAAAAGCAGCTAAGATCGTTGCGCTTAATACGCCGCTTGTGTCGATCATTCTTAATTTTAGTATTGTAGCTGCATTATGGTATGGGGGAATGCTCACTGAGCACGGTGCGCTGTCGGTGGGCAGTCTCGCCGCCTTTTTAACTTATATTACACAGCTTCTCTTCTCTACTCTAGGACTTGGAAATCAATTGATTGCAATCTCTCGGGCCAAGGCTTCTGCTGACCGCATCAACGAGATATTGGAGGTACCGGCAGATAAATGGACAGCTGAACGAAAAGCTAACGAGCAGTCCAAGAAAATACAGGCTGGCAGAATTACGTTTGACCATGTGAGTTTCAGCTATGAAGGCTCGGAGAAAAACATACTTCACGATATAGATCTGGATATAGAGCCGGGCGAGACGATTGGGATCGTAGGGATAAACGGTTCAGGAAAATCAACGCTGGTCAGCCTCATTCCAAGGTTTTATGAAGCGACAGAGGGAATGATTCGCATTGATTCCCATCCGATTAACGAGATCGCTTCTGTAGAGCTGCATGGCCAAATCGGAATGGTGCTTCAGCAGGCGCATCTGTTCAGTGGAACCATTCGTGAAAATATCAGCTATGGCAAACCGGATGCGAGTCAGGATGAAATAGAGGCAGCAGCCAAGGCAGCTGAGGCTCATGCATTCATTATGAAGCTGGAGAATGGCTACGATACGCTGCTTGGCCAGCGCGGGGTCAATCTGTCCGGCGGCCAAAAGCAGCGGTTGTCCATTGCGCGGACGTTGCTGCTGAAACCCAAAATTGTCATCCTTGATGATTGTACAAGCGCGGTTGATCTGAGAACGGATTTACTCATACGCAAATCGTTGCAAGAGATTATGAAGAGCAGCACTTGTCTTATCATTGGTCAGCGAATTGCATCCGTACAGCAGGCAAATCGGATTATTGTGCTTGAGGATGGAAGAATTACTGCAATTGGCACGCATCAGGAGCTTCTTGAACAAAGCAAGCTATACCAGAAAATGGCCTTTTCCCAGCAAGGAGCTTGA
- a CDS encoding tetrahydrofolate dehydrogenase/cyclohydrolase catalytic domain-containing protein, translating to MTEKLILDGAIVADAIKEQLKARVETLSKRGIIPCLATILVGDDPASETYVRMKGNACKRLGIDSKRIHLNKNISTDDLIDVILQLNADPLIHGILLQHPVPHQIDERAAFEAISIHKDVDGVTALGFAQNAFGYAQYPSCTPAAIMAILDYYGIKVEGKHAVVVGRSPILGKPVSQMLLNRNATVTTCHSKTENVAELLRLADIVVAAVGKPSFIQGEWIRDGAVVLDAGYNKGNIGDVDYEACLAKASAITPVPAGVGPVTIATLLKHTVDSAERFALH from the coding sequence ATGACGGAAAAACTGATTTTGGATGGAGCCATTGTGGCCGATGCAATTAAAGAGCAGCTAAAAGCAAGAGTTGAGACTCTTAGCAAGCGGGGAATCATTCCATGCTTAGCGACAATACTAGTGGGCGATGACCCAGCCTCTGAAACCTACGTTCGAATGAAGGGAAATGCATGCAAGCGGCTTGGCATTGATTCCAAACGTATTCATTTGAACAAAAACATCTCCACAGATGATTTGATTGATGTTATTTTGCAGCTTAATGCAGACCCGCTTATTCACGGCATCCTCTTGCAGCACCCCGTACCGCATCAAATTGATGAACGTGCTGCCTTTGAAGCGATTAGTATCCATAAGGATGTTGATGGTGTAACCGCGTTAGGTTTTGCTCAAAATGCATTTGGTTATGCCCAGTATCCGTCATGTACCCCTGCTGCTATTATGGCTATTCTTGATTACTATGGAATCAAGGTTGAAGGCAAACATGCCGTCGTCGTTGGACGAAGCCCGATTCTCGGCAAACCCGTTTCTCAGATGCTGCTGAACCGCAATGCAACCGTAACAACCTGTCATTCCAAAACAGAAAATGTAGCGGAGCTATTGCGCCTTGCCGATATCGTTGTTGCTGCAGTCGGCAAACCAAGCTTTATTCAAGGCGAATGGATTCGCGATGGCGCTGTAGTGCTTGATGCAGGGTACAATAAAGGGAATATTGGGGACGTTGACTACGAAGCATGCCTAGCAAAAGCAAGTGCGATCACCCCTGTGCCAGCAGGTGTAGGTCCTGTTACGATCGCCACGCTTCTGAAGCATACAGTTGACTCCGCTGAGCGATTTGCACTTCATTAA
- a CDS encoding sugar-binding transcriptional regulator encodes MADDRLDDKLSKMIDVARLYYELDYNQEEIAQKLGVSRPTISRFLQQAKDEGYVQIKIVHPNENNFVLANRLEAKFGLKKAVIVSVPQYEDSIVKRYIGEAAANYLYDTVKDGDIIATTWGTTLFQMASQLKDKPVRDVKVVQLNGGVSHSETNTYAYEIVHLFGKAFHTIPYFIPLPALVDHEVVKRTIESDRHIRNILELGKLSNIAVVTVGAPTDDSVLIRANYFTDSDLEIIREKAAGDICSRYIDITGNICSTLMNQRTIGISLDELKRKDQSILVAGGAKKVDGIYGALRGGYTNVLITDQFTARYLLERDV; translated from the coding sequence ATGGCTGATGATCGACTGGATGATAAGCTTAGCAAAATGATTGATGTAGCAAGGCTGTATTATGAACTGGATTATAATCAGGAAGAAATCGCCCAGAAGCTGGGGGTATCGCGCCCTACGATATCAAGATTTTTACAGCAGGCGAAGGATGAGGGGTACGTTCAAATAAAAATCGTACATCCGAACGAAAACAATTTTGTTCTGGCGAATCGTTTGGAAGCGAAGTTTGGGCTGAAAAAAGCGGTTATCGTTTCTGTGCCGCAGTATGAGGACAGCATCGTAAAGAGGTATATTGGCGAAGCGGCAGCGAACTATTTATACGATACGGTAAAAGATGGCGATATCATTGCGACAACGTGGGGAACGACGCTCTTTCAAATGGCTTCTCAGCTTAAGGATAAGCCGGTTCGCGACGTTAAGGTCGTACAGCTCAACGGCGGGGTTAGCCATTCGGAAACGAATACATACGCTTATGAAATTGTTCATTTATTCGGCAAGGCTTTTCATACGATACCTTACTTTATTCCGCTGCCGGCGCTTGTTGACCATGAGGTTGTCAAGCGGACGATTGAATCGGATCGCCATATCCGCAATATTTTGGAGCTAGGGAAGCTTTCTAATATTGCCGTTGTAACCGTGGGAGCACCTACGGATGATTCAGTATTAATTAGAGCCAATTATTTCACAGATTCCGATCTGGAAATTATACGAGAGAAGGCAGCTGGCGATATATGCTCACGCTATATCGATATTACAGGTAATATTTGTTCAACACTCATGAACCAGCGCACGATTGGAATCAGTCTTGATGAACTGAAGCGCAAGGACCAGTCAATACTTGTGGCAGGCGGAGCGAAGAAGGTAGATGGCATTTATGGCGCGCTGCGCGGCGGCTACACGAATGTACTCATTACCGATCAGTTTACTGCGAGGTATTTATTAGAACGGGATGTGTAA